The Branchiostoma floridae strain S238N-H82 chromosome 12, Bfl_VNyyK, whole genome shotgun sequence genome segment ATCCCGTGGATTGTAGGATGGTTTTACTCCCGTACGAGCAAACGAAGACAAGACATTGAAAGTAAAGACTGAATAGAACATTTATTCAATGATGACTGTTTCTTGAAAATTAAACTCAGCAATTACTTAGTAGTAACAACTGTCCTTTTGACGAGCTCCTTTCATTATGTGCTCCCATTTGCTGCTCTCCAAAAAGGTCTCGATTTTtctcatcaacctctgcttgaagattgaCATTTGGTGGTGATGAGTGAAGGTCCAGTCTCCCTTTATACCGTAGAATGATGCTAGATAGTAGGAAAAAGCGAAAAACCAGAACTTACCAGTGACCAGTCCACCGCAGGGGTGTTTCTTCTCCGTGGTGAAGTACTCCACCCTGAAGCCGCCCGTGTGCGGCGGTGCAGAGCGGAAGTGGACCGTGACGACGTTGGAGTGCGTGCGGTACATGGCGGGCACGTCGCCCGTCTGGCACAGCCGCAGCTCCCGCGAGTCCGGGCTGGAGCCCTGCCGAAGCGTCACGTACTCTCGGCATACATCGTTATCCTCCCAGGGCTCCAGCGCTATCCTATAGAAAATACGATATAAAAGCTATGCCTaaaagcatttactcaagcaactgtatgtggttttggaaacatcatatccagttgattgagtaactgttttttgcgTATTTTTTCACTTGGATGTTTAATCTTTATCGACGTATCATGCTTTAAAAAGCTGTCAGAAAAATGCAATGATGAGTACAAACTCCCAACTAGAGTTCCTCGCTGCTATATGTAAATGTCGTTCCCGTAAGGTATTGCCAAAGTCGAATTCACAGAGTGGAATCTTTAGAATACGTTGTACGtgaaaatatgcacaaataatgcccacgactattctatTTACGTCTTCTGTAGCTGTCTCTTATATAATACTTTTCGTTTCCGtaggctgcccggtcgggccccggatTAGAAATGCGACGTGGGGGTGAGTGTGCTCAAATTGATGTATATCTGTTTTCCACACCTTAGCGACAGCTGTAGATCCTCCTCCACGATGATCTCCCAGATACAGTCCAGGTCGTACGGGTTCTCCACAGGAAGCTCCGGGGACTTAAACGCCGCCTCCAGGTCAGTCAGGTTCCCGCCGCAACCCGGGATTTCTGCAAGAAAGGTAAATAAAGACATTGAAGTTAAGAGTGGTCCCTTTAGATTCTCGAGTTTCTAGATTCAATTGTATAAGGAGGGCATTGCACTATATTCTACTGCACCCGGAGTTTCTGCAAAAAGGTAAAGAAAGACATTGTAGTTAAGACTGATCCCTTAAGATACGACGTTTCGAGAGTTTCTAGATTATGAGGTTAATTGCACATAAACGTAGGGTACTGTATTGTATTCTACAATTTTAATTCATACCTGACCCGGGATAACGTTAGATACGAGTTATCACGTGGTCTTCTACTGctatcacacgggcttccatAGAATAATTTTAGTGTGCTGTTATCAAAATTCTGAATATCGGATTCTGATGTTGGAAATGCGGTCACTACAATTTTGTTCTAGGACAAGAAACTTTTGTCATCTTTTGGCATGTTTCGCATTGAAATGTGCATTTTCTCGGGATTGTATGTCATCAATAAGATATAAAACGGTGCATTTAGCAAAATCTTGATCAACGTAAGTGACATTTTTCAAGTACGTCAACACAACCATTTGttgtatgaaatacatgtaataaaaaaagCGCACGTACTTTCACACCTCTTGCCGTCCATGGCCAGCACGTACCCAGCGTGGCAGGAACACCTGTAGCCGCCCACCGTGTTCAGACAGCGATGTTCGCACTGGATCAGGTCCACCTCTGCACATTCGTTATTATCTGaagagagagttagagagatCGTTATCTTGTGATGCAGCGTATGATACTTCCTATTTATGTTTCCGAAGGAAAACATTCTTTGACTTTGTAACCGGgttcaattaaaaaaaagctgtcaaaaccaagaCTTCCTTGTTCTTCTGTTCTTCAATtggaaatgacgtcattaataGTGTTTTCAAAATCGTCTAGTAGATACAATGTTTGCCCCTCATTCTGATTGTGGCTTGTTCACATTTACCTTTACATTTTTGTGTCACAGTTGGCCTTTGAAAAACTCAATCTTTCTTCTGAAGTCGTGTTATGACTGCGTACCCTTTCTGAGGATCAAAAGGTCTGTATACGGGGTCTATGCCATTaaagtatctgtccttggtactgaaaatgttaGCATCTAGGAATGTATCGTTAGACCTTGGTGCTAGTTTTGCGCCGTACCGGGTCCCTTTGGGTTATCTAAGTGGAATTTACTATCAGTGATCTAAACCGGGAGCCTTCAAGCAAtgtgtatctgtccttggtgctgaaaatgttaTCAACTAGAGATATAAACTGTGGTGCTACTTTTGGGCCGTATCGGATCCCTGTGGATTATCTCAGTTGTGGCCCCGTCAATANNNNNNNNNNNNNNNNNNNNNNNNNNNNNNNNNNNNNNNNNNNNNNNNNNNNNNNNNNNNNNNNNNNNNNNNNNNNNNNNNNNNNNNNNNNNNNNNNNNNccccccccccccaagaaaaaaaacaacaacaatggagtctaacccttgtcctgctaggaatttttgccaatttaactCCACTAAGCTGGTTCATCAATCTCATCAGTAAAACTTATACCATTTACCTCCCCGATCAATGTGGTTTGCTGCTGTCTCCAATCCCTATAGATACAGGATCCACATACAGGCATCATATATGCGCATCCCGTATATATAcaggctcagcaggacaaggattttaagtacatgtacatccaacaAACTGTCTTCCAACACTTCGTGACggttcaaattttcaacgaccattgTTGGATCAATAGTGACTAATTACATCAGAACGTAACCTCGCGGATCTCGCGGATgagtgacgtcagcaattggtcaaacgtacAGGgaagttttttgtgtgtgtgtgttggaagaaagtttcgcattgtactatgattactaacgtttccaacacagatgagcttcaatAATAATCGAACAGTTACCATGTTCAAAAATTTATAGCTCTATTTCTAAACAACTTGCCGATTTTTgatacttgattccgaacaTTGCTTTCTCAAGGGAGTGAAAGAgtccatttacatcagagcctaccaaccttccctcaaccgagacgggggccgataccaactgccaagcaccttttcccctttgctgacgtcacacttccggtctggatgtgtgagttaggctttgggtcatttcaacttgataaggatcagaggactgagcgaaagcttgctggtaagtgctttatttcGTGTATGGATATAGGgttttcaaaattgtaacataatgttgactaccgtcacagatgaacttataTTCAAGTACTTGagtatttttcatatctttatcGAGTAAGAAAGTGAGAGTACATTACCTACACAGCTAGTCCCGTCCGGAGCGATCTCATACCCGTAGGAGCAGCCGCACGCGTACCCTCCGTCCAGGTTCAGACACGCCTCCTGGCAACCTCCGTTATTACTCatgcactcgtcaatgtctgggGAGGgaagcaattaaaaaaaatcctcagCACTGTAAAATCACATAGAACCAACCACAAATTTGACAATATTCCCGAGAACGACACTCTGTCCAGGTTCAGACACGCCTCCTGGCACCCTCCGTTGTTACTCatgcactcgtcaatgtctgggGAAGAAAGCAGTGAAATACTCCCTAAAATCACATAGAACCAGTATAATGGCTTTTCTGTGTACGGCGCCAGCTCCGAAGCGACACAACACGATTTGTTGTACCCTAAGAAGGATATATCAGTGAAGCTGCGGTAAAATTCCTCAGCACTGTAAAACCACATAGAACCAGccacaaatttgaaaatattctcgAGAACGAAACCTGTATGTGAATGACCTACATGTGTACACAACATGTACTCATATTTGCATCGCTATTTCGTATTCCTGGTGATTGACAATTATATGGTGAACTGTGTAAAACAAGCTGCATAAGGTCTCCAATGAGTGACAAACATCTTCTCACACAAACACCCTCCTGTTTGTAAACAATAACGTGTTGGCCACCTAGCTCAGGTAAAACATGGCAGACTGACTAGATAAGCGAACAATCAAGAATGATTGTTAGTCatgcactcgtcaatgtctgcaTGGGGAAGGAAGCAGTGAAATAATACATACAATGCACATGGAACTAGACTGTGAACTAAATTTAGTATAATGGCGTTTGTACGTACGGCGCAAACTTCAAAGCTACAGAGCAGTAGCTGATTTCAGCATATT includes the following:
- the LOC118428033 gene encoding bone morphogenetic protein 1-like, which encodes MVVENLNRHEVLEDNNNECAEVDLIQCEHRCLNTVGGYRCSCHAGYVLAMDGKRCEKIPGCGGNLTDLEAAFKSPELPVENPYDLDCIWEIIVEEDLQLSLRIALEPWEDNDVCREYVTLRQGSSPDSRELRLCQTGDVPAMYRTHSNVVTVHFRSAPPHTGGFRVEYFTTEKKHPCGGLVTGKFWFFAFSYYLASFYGIKGDWTFTHHHQMSIFKQRLMRKIETFLESSKWEHIMKGARQKDSCYY